The Pseudomonas fragi DNA window AAAGACGGGCCTGGCGAAATCAATGTGCCGATTGCAATCGGCGGCATGGTCATCAACCCGGGTGACCTGATGCTCGGAGATGCTGACGGTTTGCTTTGCGTACCCTTTGATTCTGCGCAATACATCCTGGACGCCGCGCTGACCAAGTGCGCGGCAGAAAAGGTGACCGTTCAAGAAATCGCAGAGGGGCGCCTGGATACCACCTGGATTGACGCCCAACTGGAACGCCAGGGTTACAAGGCATGAAGATCGTCATTCTTGACCGAGACACGCTGTCGCCGCAGACCGTGCTGCGCACGCCCTCATTCCGCCATGAAATCCAGTCCTGGGGGCGCACGGCAGCCGAAGAAGTGGCTGATCGTATCGCCGATGCCGATATCGTTGTACTCAACAAGGTCAAGCTGACGGCAGAGGCGATCGCAACCGCACACAAGCTTCGCCTGGTGGCGATTGCCGCGACGGGTACAGATAACGTCGATATTGCTGCGTGCCAGGCCCGTGGCATCGTTGTCAGCAACATTCGCAACTACGCCGTCAACACGGTGCCGGAGCACACCTTTGCCCTGATCTTTGCCTTGCGCAGAAGTATTTGCGCCTATCGTGAAGCGGTACGAAGGGGCCGCTGGCAAGAAGCGCAACAGTTCTGCTTCTTCGACTATCCGATCAAGGACCTGGCAGGCTCCACGATTGGCATCATCGGCGATGGCGTGCTGGGCCAGGCCGTCGCCAACATGGCACGCGGGCTGGGTATGCGGGTGATATTTGCCGGCTACAAAGGCCATAGCGGCCTCGGTTCGCTGTATGTTCCGTTTGAGCAGACACTCGCTGAAGCCGACATCCTGACCCTGCACTGCCCGCTGTTGCCTGAAACTCGCAACATGATCGGTGCCCCCGAGTTTGCGCTGATGCGCCGCAAGCCCTTGCTGATCAATACTGCGCGCGGGGGGCTGGTTGACGAAAGTGCTGTGGGGCCGGCGCTGGAGGCAGGGCACATTTCTGGAGCAGGCTTTGATGTGGTGATGACAGAACCGCCTGCCCCGGATCATCCATTGATGAAACTGGTTGATCGCAACGACTTTATTCTCACCCCGCATGTGGCGTGGGCAAGTGATGAAGCCGTGCAAGGCCTGGCTGACCAGTTGATCGATAACATCGAAGCGTTTGTGCGTGGCGAGCCGGCAAACCGGGTCTGAAACCCCTCGTCAGCACCCGGCTTTACGTTTAATCGCGCAACACCTGTCAACCTTGAACCCACTGTTTTCTGGAGCAAGCCCATGATTCACCATCTCGATCACCTGGTACTGACCACCGTTAATCTGGAGGCCTGCAAAGACTTCTATATCCGCGTCCTCGGCATGCACTTCGAAGCGTTTGGCGAGGGTCGGATGGCGCTCCATTTTGGCAACCAGAAGATCAACATTCATGTTCGCGGGCATGAGTTCGAACCCAAGGCGCACCTGCCCGTCTCCGGGGCGCTCGACCTGTGCTTTATTACCAGCAAAAGCCTGGACCAGGTTATTGCTCACCTGCAAACAGAGGACTGGCCGATCATTCTAGGACCAGTGCTGCGGACCGGTGCAACAGGCAAGATTCGTTCGGTTTACCTGCGCGACCCGGATTTGAACTTGATCGAACTTTCCGAACTGCACCCCAGCTGAATCACCCTCGGCAGGCCCGAGACTGCCACGCACAGGATCGGGCCTACTGCCGAGGCAGCAGGCGCAAACCCCGCGGCCACTTGAGCAACCCCACCACCAGCGCCGAAAGAATCAGCGCAATCGAAACGCCTTCAGAGGCCCCCACCCTGTGCCCCAGTATCAGCATTGAACCGGCGATGCCAAATACCGGAATCAGCAACGACAGCGGCGCGACCCTCGATACCGGGTACTCGCGCAGCAACAGATTCCAGCCCCAATAACAGAAGTGCGTCGCCGCGTAGACCTGAAACAACAGCGAAAACAACGCCACCCACTCAAAGTGCGTGACCAGCGCGGTAAACGGCGCAGAGCCATGTGCCAGCCAAGTGAGCAACAGCAAGGGAAGTGGCGGGAACACACTGGCCCAGACCACAAAGGCAAACATTTCCCGCACTTTTGACTGTTTGATGATGACGTTGCCGACACTCCAGCTCAATGCACTGACCAGCAGCAAGGCATAGCCCAGGGTCGTGCCCTGGCCGGGGCTGGCCAGGATGATGCTGATCAGCCCCAGCACTGCGAGCCCCATGCCCAGCATCTGCGCGTAGCTCAGTTGCTCGCGAAACAGCAGGACGCCCCAGCCCATCGTGAAAAAGGCACTGAACTGGATCAGCAGCGCGGCGGTTCCTGGCGGCACGCCCCATTCAATACCCAGATTGATCAGGGCCCACATGGCCACGCCAAAAATCAGGCCATAAGCGGCCAGCCACTTGATGGCAATCGGCGGGCGTTTGACAAAAAACACCCACGGCAAAGCCGCCAGGGTAAAACGCAATGCCGTAAGTAACAGCGGATCAATAGCTGCCAGACCCAGTTTGGTGACGGGAAAGTTAAGCCCCCAAACGGCCGTCACCAGCACGGCAAGGAACAGATGTTTCTTTTGCATAGGGTTGTACTTCCAGTGGCAAGGCGGGCGGCGTCATGCACCAACCAAAGTGCCACTATGCACACTTGCAGCATCGGCCCGCTTGCACTATCAGGTCATAGATCATTAAATTCGGGCCATGCGCAAAATTGAATCCGACACCTGCGAAAATATCCCCCGCGACGCTGTCGTCACGGCCATTGACTATGCCGACGGGCAGCACTTTGCCCTGCACAGGCATGACCGCGGGCAGTTTGCCTATGCAGCCTGCGGTGTGATCACGGTGTATACCGACCAGGGCAACTGGGTGGTACCGCCGCAACGAGCCATCTGGGTACCGGCAGGGGTACCCCACGAGATGAGCATGAACGGCCCGGTCACCATGCTGAACACCTATATTCGCGGGCCCGCTTCTGCCCGGCTTGGCCTGCCTGCACAGTGTCAGGTTTTCGGCATATCGCCCCTGCTGCACCAGTTGCTGATCCAGGCCACGGATATTCCGGCGCTCTATGACGAAACCCGTAGAGAGGGGCTGCTGATGAATTTGCTGCTCCATGAAATAGCCGCCATGCCAGCTCTTTCGCTCAATGCGCCGTTACCGGCTGAGCCAAGGCTGGCACGTTCCTGCCGCGCACTGCTGGAGCAGCCGTCACTGGATATCGGGATTGATGACATGGCCCGCCAGGTTGGCATGAGTCGTCGAACCTTCACCCGCCTGTTTCGCCAGCAAACCGGCATCAGTTTCGTCGAATGGCGCCAGCAAGCCTGCCTGTTGGCAGCGGTGGTGCGCCTGGGGCATGGCGAGGCCATCACACGGGTAGCGACGGACCTGGGCTACAGCAGCCCGAGTGCTTTCACCAGTGCTTTTCGCCGGGTACTGGGCGAAGCGCCCAGCCGGTATTTCCCAAAATAGTTGAATTGAAAGCAGGCCATCCCCACCCTCGCCCGGACTAAAAAAGCCGGGCCAGAGCGCTTGCCTTCACACGAGTACAGAGCGGTTTGCGAGCCTGCTGAGCAACACCCGCAAACGTGATTTAATAGCCGCCTTTCACGATTGCGGAACAGGGGTACGGTACGATTTTTCGGCATGCCCCCCATCACCTTAAGTAGTACTCATACAAGGCTGTCATGGACACGGGATCACGACTCAAACTCATACGCGAAAGCTATAAACTGTCCCAGCGCGAGCTGGCCCGGCGTACTGGTGTGACCAATTCCACCATCTCCCTTATCGAGCAGAATCGCGTCAGCCCTTCAGTCAGTTCCCTCAAAAAATTGCTGGAAGGCATCCCCATGTCCCTGGCGGATTTCTTCACGTTCAACCAGCCACCCCGCGAACACCAATACGTCTTCCGCGCCAATGAACAGCCGGATCTGGGGCGAGATGGCCTGCGGTTGCTGCTGATCGGCGCCTCGGTGCCGGGCCGTCAGATGCGCTTGCTGCGCGAGCAATACGCGCCAGGGGCCAGCTCGGGGGAAGAGCCTATCGTGCATACCGAAGGTGAAGAGTGCGGGCTGGTGGTCCGGGGTACGATTGAACTGACCGTGGACGGGCAGATCAGCATTTTGAATGCCGGGGACGGTTATTACTTCCCGACCACCCAGCCCCATCGCTTTCGCAATATTGGCGCGGATGAAGCCGAGATTATCAGCGCGAATACACCGGCCAACTTCTGATCCTGACGACGCGCACTGCCAGGTAACTCGCGGCGATGCCATCGCGAGCAAGCCCGCTCCCACAAACACACAAGCATTTGTGTTCAACACATGACCTGTGGGAGCTGGCTTGCCTGCGATGCAGACGACGCGGTCGCTCATTTACACCCGCGACTGGCGCCCAAAAAACGGATGACTCGGGTCGTTGTAGCCCGGCGTCGATGAGTGCCCGGTGACCACCAGATCATTGATAAAGGCTTCGTCCTGCGCGGTGAACCGGTAGTTCAACGCCGGTACATAGTCTTCCCACTGCTGCTCGGTGCGCGGCCCGGCAATCGCCGAGGTGATCAGTTGGTTGTTCAGCACCCAGGCCAAAGCAAACTGGCCTGCGGTAATGCCTTGCCCCTGGGCATAGTCACGAATGCGCTGGGCCAGGTTAAGGGACTCGGGGCGCCATTCCGTTTGCTGCAAGCGCGGGTCGTTGCGCCCGGCGCGGGTGTCCTGGCCAGGGGCCTGATCGGGGTCATATTTGCCGGTGAGCACGCCGCGCGCCAGCGGGCTGTAAGAGATCACGCCAATCCCGTAATGCTCCGCCGCCGGCAAGTGCTCGACTTCAATCTGACGGTTGGCCAGGTTGTACAGCGGCTGGCTCACACTCGGACGCTGGATGCCCAGCAGGTCGGCGCTGCGGCTGAATTCGGCAAGTTTCCAGCCACGGTGGTTGGACAGCCCGTAGCCACGAATCTTGCCCGCACGGATCACGTCGTCCAGCGCGCGCAGGGTTTCGTCCACCGGGGTGTCGTGGTCTTCGCGGTGCAGGTAGAACAGGTCGATATAGTCGGTGTTCAGGCGCTTGAGGCTGGCGTCCACCGAAGCAATCACGTTCTGGCGCGAGGCGCCGCTGTTGTTCGGCCCGCTGCCGCCCGGGTTGGGATTGACGAACTTGGTGGCCAGCACCCAGTGCTGACGACGATCACCGATCAAACGGCCCACCACTTCTTCCGAGGCTCCGCCGTTGTAGCCATTGGCAGTATCGACGGAGTTGATGCCCTGCTCGAACGCACGGTCGGTAATACGCCGGGCCACGTCGTCGGGGGTCTGCCCGCCGAACATCATGGTGCCCAGGGTAATGGGCGAAACCTTGACGCCGTTGCGGCCCAGGTTGCGGTATTGAATGTCGCTCATGCTGACTCCCTGCGTGGTGATCGTGAAATCAAGTGGCGCAAACAGTAGTCAGCCCTGTTCTGGCGGTCAACGCCCAACGGGGCATAACCATAGAGCGGTTTTATCAGGCTTTCGCTTATTCAAATCGGATCTTTAAACGTCGGAATTAATTATTTATGGATCTAAAAAACCCTCGGTAATCTCATGACTTTTCGGACCGCATGAAAAGGAATCATCATGAGCCGTCGACCCCATGGCCCTGACTATTCATCTGCAACCGCCTCCGTTGCAGGTTCACGCCCATGAATATCCCTACCGGTTTTCTCGACAGCAGCGGCAGCGTTCCCTTTAGCCTGCCCGAGCGTGACCAACAGGGCGACGACCCCATCGCCCAACGTATCAGCCACAACCTGCAGCGCTTGCGCGACAAACGCCAGTTGACCCTCGAAGCCCTGGCCCAGGCCAGCGGTGTGCGCCGGGCGATGATTGCGCAGATCGAAGCGGGCCGCAGCTTTCCCTCGGTCAAGGTGCTGAGCAAAGTCGCCACAGCCCTGAGCGTTTCCATCGCCGAATTTCTCGACCCCGACGGCGCCGGCATTGTTGTCCGCCGCGCCCTGCCCGCTGAACCCGCCGCTGGCGGGGTGACGTTCAACGAACTGCGCCTGGGGCCACAGGCCGAGGAACAGGTGCCCGGCAGCCCGCACGGCGTGCAAAAAAACCTGCTGGTTGCCGAGGGCACTCTGGAGCTGAACATCAATGACGAACGGGTTGTCTTGCACGCCGGTGACTCGATCCTGTTTCGCGCCGAACTGCCCCACCGCTACCGCAACCCGCACAACAGCGAAGCTGTCGCCTACCTGCTGACCAGCCCTGCGCAAGTGCAGGAATAGCCCGCGTTTCCCTATCCCCTGCCTGGAGCCTTCGCCTTGTCACGTCAGCCCTCCCCTCTGGATTTTCCTGAAAGCCCGCTGTCCCGTGCCTTTGAGCAACCGTTGTTTCTGGGCCTGTTCCTGCCGGTGCAGTCCGGGGGCTGGAGCCCTTCGGCATTGCCACGCAGCACCACCTGGACCTTCGACTACAACCGCCAGCTGACCCTGCGCGCCGAAGCGCTGGGCTTCGATCTGGTGTTTGCCCTCGCCGAATGGTTGGGCAAGGGAGGCTATGGGGGCGACATCCGTTACCACGACGAGTCGCTGGACGCGTTTATCACCCAGGCAGCGCTGGCGTCAGTGACTGAGCGAATCTTGCTGATCTCCACTCTGCATGTGCTCTACGGCCCCTGGCACCCGCTGCACCTGGCCAAATTCGGCGCCACCCTGGATCACATCAGCAAGGGCCGCTGGGGGTTGAACCTGGTGACCGGGCATCGCCATCGCGAACACCGGCGCTTCGGCCAGGCCCCCATCGAGCACGATCAGCGCTACCGCCAGGCCGATGAGTTTATCCGTGTGGTGCAGGAGCTGTGGCACAGCCCGGACAACCTTGATTTCAGCGGCGATCATTACAAGCTTGAAGAGGCCTATGTCAGTGTCAAACCGTCCTTTGGCCGCCCGGTGCTGGTCAACGCCACCGGCTCACCCGCAGGCATCGACTTCGCCGCCCGCCACTCCGACATCGTGTTTACCACCAGCCCTGGCAGTGCCGAGATCGAAAACGCGCTGGAGAAACTGCCCGAGCATTTGCAGAGGATCAAACACGCCGCCCGTGGCTATGGCCGCCAGGTGCGCACCCTGATCAACCCGCTGGTGATTTGCCGGGACAGCGATGCCGAAGCCTGGGAAGTCCACGCCGCGATCACCGCCGCAGGCGACCCCGGTGCGCTGGAGGGCCATGCCCGTGAAGCCAGCGATGCCCATGCCTGGCGCGGCCACCAGCCGGCCGAGCGCTATGTGGGCGGCAATATCCAGCTGGTCGGCAGCCCCGAGACCGTGGTGCGCGACATCATCCGTCTCAAGGAGGCCGGTATCGACGGCCTGCAACTGAGTTTCTTCGACTTTGCCCCCGACCTTGAACAGTTTGGCGAGCGCGTGTTGCCCCTGTTGCGCCAGGCCGGTCTGCGTCGCTAACCCACCCCCAGGAAGAACGCCATGCCCTTTACCCGTCGTCAATTCGTTGCTGGCTTGTCTGCCCTGTCCGCGCTCGGCGCCAGCATTCCGTTCCTGCCCACGGCCCTGGCCGACGCAACGGGTGAAGCCGTCAGCGGGCGCCGGGTGTTCAACCTGTTGATCAACCCCGAACCGCCGTCCCTGAGTTCATTCAACACCACCGCCGGTACCAGCGTCACCGCCAGCAGCAAGGTGCTGGAGGGGTTGCTCACTTATGACGAAGCCCTCAACGCCCGCCCCGCACTGGCCACCGCCTGGGAGGCCGCGCCCGATGGTCTGAGCTACCGCTTCACCTTGCGCGAAGGGGTCAAGTGGCATGACGGCGAGCCGTTCACCTCGGCGGATGTGGCGTTCTCCCTGGACCTGATCAAGCGTTTTCACCCCCGGGGTTCCAGCACCTTTGCCAACCTGGAGCGCGTCGACACCCCCGACGACCACACCGCCATCGTCTACCTGAGCAAA harbors:
- a CDS encoding amino acid metabolite efflux pump yields the protein MQKKHLFLAVLVTAVWGLNFPVTKLGLAAIDPLLLTALRFTLAALPWVFFVKRPPIAIKWLAAYGLIFGVAMWALINLGIEWGVPPGTAALLIQFSAFFTMGWGVLLFREQLSYAQMLGMGLAVLGLISIILASPGQGTTLGYALLLVSALSWSVGNVIIKQSKVREMFAFVVWASVFPPLPLLLLTWLAHGSAPFTALVTHFEWVALFSLLFQVYAATHFCYWGWNLLLREYPVSRVAPLSLLIPVFGIAGSMLILGHRVGASEGVSIALILSALVVGLLKWPRGLRLLPRQ
- a CDS encoding helix-turn-helix domain-containing protein translates to MNIPTGFLDSSGSVPFSLPERDQQGDDPIAQRISHNLQRLRDKRQLTLEALAQASGVRRAMIAQIEAGRSFPSVKVLSKVATALSVSIAEFLDPDGAGIVVRRALPAEPAAGGVTFNELRLGPQAEEQVPGSPHGVQKNLLVAEGTLELNINDERVVLHAGDSILFRAELPHRYRNPHNSEAVAYLLTSPAQVQE
- a CDS encoding aldo/keto reductase, with the protein product MSDIQYRNLGRNGVKVSPITLGTMMFGGQTPDDVARRITDRAFEQGINSVDTANGYNGGASEEVVGRLIGDRRQHWVLATKFVNPNPGGSGPNNSGASRQNVIASVDASLKRLNTDYIDLFYLHREDHDTPVDETLRALDDVIRAGKIRGYGLSNHRGWKLAEFSRSADLLGIQRPSVSQPLYNLANRQIEVEHLPAAEHYGIGVISYSPLARGVLTGKYDPDQAPGQDTRAGRNDPRLQQTEWRPESLNLAQRIRDYAQGQGITAGQFALAWVLNNQLITSAIAGPRTEQQWEDYVPALNYRFTAQDEAFINDLVVTGHSSTPGYNDPSHPFFGRQSRV
- a CDS encoding D-2-hydroxyacid dehydrogenase produces the protein MKIVILDRDTLSPQTVLRTPSFRHEIQSWGRTAAEEVADRIADADIVVLNKVKLTAEAIATAHKLRLVAIAATGTDNVDIAACQARGIVVSNIRNYAVNTVPEHTFALIFALRRSICAYREAVRRGRWQEAQQFCFFDYPIKDLAGSTIGIIGDGVLGQAVANMARGLGMRVIFAGYKGHSGLGSLYVPFEQTLAEADILTLHCPLLPETRNMIGAPEFALMRRKPLLINTARGGLVDESAVGPALEAGHISGAGFDVVMTEPPAPDHPLMKLVDRNDFILTPHVAWASDEAVQGLADQLIDNIEAFVRGEPANRV
- a CDS encoding AraC family transcriptional regulator; its protein translation is MRKIESDTCENIPRDAVVTAIDYADGQHFALHRHDRGQFAYAACGVITVYTDQGNWVVPPQRAIWVPAGVPHEMSMNGPVTMLNTYIRGPASARLGLPAQCQVFGISPLLHQLLIQATDIPALYDETRREGLLMNLLLHEIAAMPALSLNAPLPAEPRLARSCRALLEQPSLDIGIDDMARQVGMSRRTFTRLFRQQTGISFVEWRQQACLLAAVVRLGHGEAITRVATDLGYSSPSAFTSAFRRVLGEAPSRYFPK
- a CDS encoding VOC family protein, with product MIHHLDHLVLTTVNLEACKDFYIRVLGMHFEAFGEGRMALHFGNQKINIHVRGHEFEPKAHLPVSGALDLCFITSKSLDQVIAHLQTEDWPIILGPVLRTGATGKIRSVYLRDPDLNLIELSELHPS
- a CDS encoding LLM class flavin-dependent oxidoreductase — translated: MSRQPSPLDFPESPLSRAFEQPLFLGLFLPVQSGGWSPSALPRSTTWTFDYNRQLTLRAEALGFDLVFALAEWLGKGGYGGDIRYHDESLDAFITQAALASVTERILLISTLHVLYGPWHPLHLAKFGATLDHISKGRWGLNLVTGHRHREHRRFGQAPIEHDQRYRQADEFIRVVQELWHSPDNLDFSGDHYKLEEAYVSVKPSFGRPVLVNATGSPAGIDFAARHSDIVFTTSPGSAEIENALEKLPEHLQRIKHAARGYGRQVRTLINPLVICRDSDAEAWEVHAAITAAGDPGALEGHAREASDAHAWRGHQPAERYVGGNIQLVGSPETVVRDIIRLKEAGIDGLQLSFFDFAPDLEQFGERVLPLLRQAGLRR
- a CDS encoding cupin domain-containing protein, encoding MDTGSRLKLIRESYKLSQRELARRTGVTNSTISLIEQNRVSPSVSSLKKLLEGIPMSLADFFTFNQPPREHQYVFRANEQPDLGRDGLRLLLIGASVPGRQMRLLREQYAPGASSGEEPIVHTEGEECGLVVRGTIELTVDGQISILNAGDGYYFPTTQPHRFRNIGADEAEIISANTPANF